In one window of Gossypium hirsutum isolate 1008001.06 chromosome A01, Gossypium_hirsutum_v2.1, whole genome shotgun sequence DNA:
- the LOC107922022 gene encoding 50S ribosomal protein 5 alpha, chloroplastic, whose translation MALLTFNPLTCHSSSPVRSCSTSLPIVVLPISRLRVNRIDDHCSKCSIGTQFVPSKKRSVMTVKASSASTDGEEQVPAESKKEDLPVGQLPLESKMQQMAEQKMKMKMAKKIRLRRKRLVRKRKLRKKGRWPPSKMKKLKNV comes from the exons ATGGCTCTCCTCACCTTTAATCCACTTACCTGTCACTCTTCTTCTCCGGTTCGTTCTTGCTCAACGTCGTTGCCCATCGTTGTTTTACCAA TTTCCAGGTTGCGGGTGAATAGAATCGATGACCATTGTTCAAAATGTTCAATTGGTACACAGTTTGTCCCCAGCAAGAAAAGATCGGTGATGACTGTGAAAGCATCTTCTGCAAGTACTGATGGCGAGGAACAGGTTCCGGCGGAAAGCAAGAAGGAAGATTTACCAGTAGGACAACTTCCTTTAGAATCAAAGATGCAGCAGATGGCGGAgcagaagatgaagatgaagatggcgAAGAAGATAAGGCTTCGTAGAAAGCGACTTGTCCGCAAGAGAAAGTTGAGGAAGAAGGGACGATGGCCGCCTTCTAAGATGAAAAAATTGAAGAATGTATGA